CACAATCACAATCACATTCCAACATGGAATCCTCAGACGACATGCCTACTGCAGAACAAGTTTCATCCTTACTTAACTTCTATTTAGTCCACTTCCTGTTTAGATTGTAATCCTAGTTCTGCGTGTGTTTGTATAGTACTCCTATAAATATCAATGAAAACCGCTCACTCTAATTAGGAGTTGAGATTCTGCAAATCATATTTACTATCTTTCATGGTATCACGAGCCAAGGTCTAACGACAACGGTTCctgttataatttttttctcttttgtagaTCCTAAACTATggcatcttcttcctcctccgatGCTCCCTCCGTCACAAATTTTCTTACGATCAAGCTCGACCTCAACAACTACCCTCTCTGGCGTGCTCAATTTCTTCCCTTGCTGCGCAGCCGCAACTTACTCTCTTATGTTACTGGCGAAACTCAATGCCCATCTGCCTTTGTTCTTGATGACAATGGTAAATTCACAGACAAAGTCAATCCATTATATAATGAATGGATCCAGACTGACTAGATGATCCTATCTTGGATTACGAGTTCTCTTACTCCCAAGGTTCTTGCTACGATCGTCAACAAAATTGATTCGACCTCTGCTTGGTTGTCAAACCCGAATTAATCTGATTATGGGGGTTTTATTTTATATCAATATATTGCAGCAGAAGTCGCACTTTGAAGAGTTCATGCTGCACAGAAAGATTCTTAAATGCTACCTGTTGAGTCTATCATTGCTCCATTGGAGACAGAGCTGAAGCTTGCTGCAGGAGTTATACATTTGTTATGCAATATGACccctttaattttattttaaaactgATACAAAAATTTATGTAGTATTTTTGTATCAGTTTTGAGTGTCTATTTTGGCTTCCATATTTCGTCTGTACATGTGAGAGGTATAGCGTTCAATATGTATTTGGTTTCTATATTGTTAatggatctttttttttttaagataacCAAGTTGCAGGATGACAGCAGAACACTTGATCTGTAGGTAAACCTTCAATTTCCATATGAAGTTTGCATGTTCGTTGTTTCTGGAAtttgagtttttattatttctcaattcTATCACATAGATTACGATTTCACATATGGGATTATTAATGGCAATTAGATGATGGAAgaattgggattggaagaaGATATTGAGTTGTTTATTTATGGGGATTAGAAAATTTTTATCAtaagtgtggatgcaaatttcttcctccttgatcttggacaaaattgcacctacaaaacaattaacaccttaggtcaaggccaagagcctcacgcgctcaCGATGAAGGGGGGGGCTTTggtcgaagaacctccgatgccaaagttagaatttagagagaaaaagtgtttgagaattctagagaattttagcaagagtTGCAACTAGGTTTTGGTGAGAAATGTGGGGCTTTCTATAGaggagtggccggcctcttagggTGAGAAAGGACCGGTCACATAGCCTAGTTTGTGGGTTTTGTTCATGATTTAAGATGATTTTGGGAGTTATGtgattaattgactaattaattaggaaaactaataaaaagggcttgaaaactttgagttttaatgataaggacaaaataaagggtaaagtgaatagtaccaggattgactttttagtgtaaaaatgtggtttttcgttaaaatgaacagtaccgggtgcttttcgttaaagttccctaattaATTTGGCGAAATAAAATTATTACCAAatgaattagctaattaatgggatgaaatgggcaaatatcaagagataaacaaaacatgaccaatTCCTTTTCTAACAATAGGTGGCCGGCCCTTCACTTGTTTTTGGGGTTGCATGGAtgttttaattgacaattaaggaattgattaggcaattaatcccttaattagtcaattattatgattttaaaggaagattttaggaaatatgaaaggaatatattatttagctaattgattagctaaatggaataaattaggttttgggaattaccttaaatgaggatggatgagataatttggaattggttacctttttggagcatttttgacttggttaaGGATGATTGCCCGCTACTTGCGCATAGGAATCCCgttatacctcaagggtatttttgtcatcttttacccaaaaaaccacgtgtcaccttgtgattatttttggctccacaatacgagtgatatttatttttgtgtggATTGTTAATATATAAAACTATaagcttttgagattgggaGACAAAACCCACAAATTCAATTcagacaaaataaataaaaaatttaactgACTTAAAGATCAAACTCCAAAAGGGTATTAAAAACAAGGCTTATTTGATCCATTGAGTGTGAAAGTTTTGAGCTTTGAAGAAGCAGAGGAGGAGAGTTGTTAACCAAGCTGCATTATCTATGTATTAGGATGTTGAGGGTAGGCAGGAAAAATACTTTTTGACGCCAAATCCAGAGGAGCATAACGACAGGCCTGCATTTTTGCAGCAAGGACCAAAACAAGTATAAGTGAAGGCTTGACTGTTTGGGTATTAATCCTAAACCTAATTATTCTTATTTAGGTTTAGGATAAATGATTGAGTGTGTCTCGATGATTGTATTACTATGTTTGATGAATGATTTGAGGAGTTGGAAATGGTTTATTGCTTATGTTTTTCTTAGGTGTGTACTTTGGTTATTTCCGAGCTTTTCACGACTTTTGATACCTAATAAAGAATATGGAAACCCCAACTTCAAttttatgaattgattttggtgCCTAAAATGAAATCTAGCATAGTGAAATCTTGCATAatgaaattatgacaaatttcccTTCATctttatattttcatttaattcaatTGGTATGCAATTTAGGGTTATTCAATTCATGAGtgatcaaattatgtttttaattCCTTCTTTTGATTTACAGTTCAACATTGTCGTACAAAATGAAAAAGGCGCCAGTAACAGAGTTATGGATTTGGATGCCTTTAGTGGAATAAAACTGAATTTTTTAACTTTGTATAGTTGTAAACATAAAATACTCCATGAGGTAGACTCATAGCTTTTGAAAACAATCCTTGAGGATGGCATAACAACATCTCCAACTTTTGTCATGTAATGTATGAATGTAAATAGCACTTCGTAAACATATGGatgtaatatatgtatataaacacTCTTTAGCATGTATATTTTTCAAAACTTTCTACATCTTCAACAATGTTTCAATGATTTCTTGATGTAAACAATGATAATTTGAAGAACCATTTAAAGTATTTTGGTAATCATCATACTTAAGCTTAAATGTGATATATccgtttattattttttatacagTGATAATACTCAAGTATAATTTACATCATATATCTTTTGAAGTACATGAAACTATGaagaaaaaaccctaattaatctGATTATGGGGGTTTTGTTTTATATCAAAATATTGCAGCAGAAGTCACACTTTGAAGAGTTCACGCTGCATAGAAAGACGATGAAATGCTATCTGTTGAGTCCATCATTGATCCATTGGAGACAGAGCTGAAGCTTGATGCAGGTGGTATACTTTTGTTATGCAATATGATccctttaattttattttaagacATATAGGGTTGAAAAAAATTTATGTAGTATTTTTGTATCAGTTTTGAGTGTCTATTTTGGCTTCCATATTTGGTCTATACATGTGAGGTATAGAGTGTTCAATATGAATTTGGTTTCTATATTGTAAATggatctattttttttttaggtaacCAAGTTGCAGGATGAAAACCGAACACTTGATCTGCAGGTAAACCTTCAATTTCCATATGAAGTTTGCATTTTCGTTGTTTCTGGAATTTGAGTTTTTGCAGGATGAAAACAGAACACTTGATTGGTTATTTCCGAGCTTTTCATGACTTTCGATACCCAATAGAGAATATGGAAACCCCaactttaattttatgaattggTTTTGGTGCCTAAAATGAAATCTAGCACAGTGAAATCTTGCATAATGAAATTATGACAAAGTTCCCTTCATCTTTAAATTTTCATTTAGTTCAATTCGTATGCAGTTTAGGGTTATTCAATTCATGAGTGATCAAATTAGGTTTTTAATTCCTTCTTTTGATTTTCAGTTCAGCATTGTCGTATTTTGGATGCCTTTAGTGGAATAAAACTgaatttttttaactttgtaTAGTTGTAAACATAAAATACTCCATGAGATAGACTCATAGCTTTTGAAAACAATCTTTGAGGATGGCATAACAACATCTCCAACTTTTGTCATGTAATGTATGAATGTAAATAACACTTTGTAAACATATGGatgtaatatatgtatataaacacCACTCTTTAGCATATATATTTTTCAAAACTTTCTACATCTTCAACAATGTTTCAAACCCCGCAGCAACGGGCGGGTACACTTGCTAGTATACATCTAAAATTATAAGACTAAATCCTTTAGTTCTTGGATTCATCTAAGAACTACTTATTCAAGCAGATGCTATGCTTGCACTACTAGAATTTATGGCTTGCCCTGTCAACTATTGCGCGACAGAAGATTTCGTCGGTTTCACCTTTTTTAACCGACAAAATATAAGTTTAGTAAGGCAAAATCAGTCAACAAACTTGGTTTACTGAATAGATTTACAGGATGTTTAGAGTTCGTAGGTTAAGACATCAGTCGTTGGGCAAACATTTGGAGCGAAGATGTGAGTGTTTTAACTGACGAATAAGCTGGTCGTCATGTAGATCTTCTTTCCCGACTGACGGTTCAACGGGTAGCTCTTTGGATAACAAATCATCTTCAAGGGGAACAGGTTGCCCCTCAGATGAATGGTTAGAGGCAATTGTGAGACTATAATTTTCTAGGGCCGGAAAATCTGTAACCATCCACCAAATACCCCTTCTTCCCTTTCTATTTCTCTCTCAGTAATTTCCCCTGACCTAATCACACAATCCAACCAACTCTTTTTAAGCCTCCCTCATTGATTCCATGGATTTCATGGACTTATCCCAccctctctccttccctctaTATATAGCAAGTCCCCTTGCCTCAGTGTCCCTGGCAACAGAATTTATGGTGTGTCTTCGTTCTTTCAATTATTTGAAAGCTTTCCTGCCCTGCAGTCTTGTACAAAGGCGTATGGTGTTTCATCAGTTCCATTTGGTGGTTGGGTGGGAAATGAAATTAAAACATTGATTTCAAATGGTCTAAACCAAATTGAATCAAATGTGAAGCAAAGGGCAAAAGGTGTAGATTGAAGAACAATGGCACCAAGAGCGAAATTGAACTTGTTGACAGGAGGAAACCAAGTAACGATAACGCGTCTAAATCTTATTTCGAATCCATTCAGCTTATGATGTTTTTAATGATGATGATCTGTATACTTTGCTACATGCTGTGATTTTTTCGCTTTCATGTAATTAACGGCTTATATTTATGGTAAAGATATTGATTAATTTTGAGAAATGACAGTCTAATTTTTGCAACTGTCTTTTGCAGGCAAAACAAAGACGTTTGCAAGGGTGAGTTTTGTAGGACCGGTGTTTAGCTTTGTTTCATGTCCAAAGGACACTTGAGAATAAATGTTTACTCATGGATAATATCTATCTATTTGCATGAGCAACCCTGGGTTCATTTGTTCTGTTACTGCTGGTCATTGCGGCATATCACGCCTACAGCACTGacaaaagtaaaaagaaaatcGAATGAAATTTGGTAAGATTTTAGCGGACTACAAAGATCTTAAGCCAATCATATATTCCCATGCAGATATTAAGAGGTTTACAAATCAATTCAAGTACAAGTTGGGCCAAGGAGCATACATAACTGTTTTTAAAGGAAAGCTTTTTTCTGAATGCTTTGTTGCCATGAAAGTACTTAACATTTCCAAGGGTGACGGGGAAGAGCTTGTAAATGAAGTGGGGAACAATGGGCCATATTCACCATGTCAATGTGGTTCACTTGGTTGGTTTTTGTGCTGATGGATTTAGATGAGCTCTGGTTTATGAGTTCTTTCCCTTTGGTTCACTTCAGGATTATATGTCATCAGTAGATAGATTTCTTTCCTTGGTTGGCATAAGTTGCAAGATATTGCTATCAACATAGCCAAAGGAACCAGGGATGTGATCTACAAATCCTCCATTTCGATATCAAACCCCATAATGCTTTGCTCGACCAAAAAATCACGCCAAAAATCTCTGATTTTGGTCTGGCCAAGTTATGTTCCAAGGATCAATCAGTGTGACTAAAGCAAGGGGGACCATGTGACTAAAGCACCTGAAGTGTTTTCCAGGAATTTCGGAAATGTGTCTTACAAGGTAGATGTCTTGAATGTTGCTGCTTGAAATGGTAGGAGAAAAGAAGAATATTGGTTCAACCAGAGGACACGACAAATGAAATCTACTATCCAAAATGGATTTATAATCTTCTAGAGGAAGGAATGACCAACAGATCCATATTGAGGAAGAATGTTATGGTAAGATTCCAAAGCAACTTGCAAGTTTAGGGCTCTGGTGCAGCCAGTGGCACTTGGTGGATCGGCGGTCCATGAAAACGGTGGTTCGGATGTTAGGAGGATGAGAAAACTTGATGATGCAAGCAACCCTAAAAGCCTCATACAATTAAAAGTAATTGCTGAATTAGAGTaacatatgtatatgtatacgcACCAACACAAGTCGTTCTTAGATGAATCCAAGCCAAACAATTACAAACAACAGTTATTCACTAAATCACTTTAAGGcaagaatttaattaataatacatTACTGCACTTTCTTAACCATTTGACTATCACCTAGCTGACAATGAACACGTTAGCTCCGCGTTAGAACATCTTGGGTTCACTTCATTGTCTTGAATATCACCCACTGTCACAGGCGTCTCTAGGGGGCATAGAGAAGGCCTGAGAGGCATTTGCAGACATTCAACATCTCCTCCAAGCATTTTGACAACTTTGGACATCGAAGGGCGATCACTTGGTTTCATTTGAATACACCACAAGGCGGTTATAACCATCTttcttattactttcttttcctCCTCTGTAACATTGTCCATTTCCAAGTCATTTCCCACAATATACTGATCGTATACCCATATTGGGAAGTAGATTTGGCTTGAATGCTCtaccgttggattcaaattcTTCCTTCTGCTTGCCATCTCCATCAACAACATTCCAAAACTATAGACATCTGACTTGTATGAGACACCTCCAATATTTTTGTAGAACAACTCAGGAGCAATGTATCCCAGTGTACCCCGTGCTGCCGTCAAAGAGACAATGCTATTATCTACAGGATACAATTTTGCAAGCCCAAAGTCAGAAACCTTTGCTTTAAAGTTCTCATCAAGAAGGATGTTATGAGGCTTGATGTCGAAATGTAGAATTTGCATTTCGCAACCTTGGTGTAGATATTCGATCCCTTGAGCCACTCCAAGAGAAATCTCGTACATGTTCTTGATAGTTAAGGGAACACTTCCTTCTTTGGAATAAATGTATTTATCAAGAGAACCATTAGGCATGAAGTCATATACTAGAGCTCGTTTTGATCCCTCAACACAGTATCCAACAAGTTGCACCACATTGGCATGGTGAATCCTTCCGATTGTAGCTATTTCGCTAATGAAATCTTGGCCATCAGCTTTGGGCTTGCCCAAAACTTTAACTGCTACAAATCGACCACTGCGTAGCTTTCCCTTAAATACAGAGCCAAAGCCACCTTCGCCCAACTTGTCCTTAAACGTGCGAGTCATTTTCTTGACGTCCGAGTAAGAGTACCTTATAGGCATGAAGTTGTTATTGCATTGCAGAAAATCTTCTATTGTGTTATACATTGATAAATGTCTTCTGCGCCATGTGTAGATTAGAAATGCAGTCACAACTGGAACTCCAAAAACAAATCTGGCTAGGAAAAATAACCCTGCATGCATGGACATTAATATGTTAGATCCACTGCGTACTAct
This is a stretch of genomic DNA from Malus domestica chromosome 02, GDT2T_hap1. It encodes these proteins:
- the LOC108170170 gene encoding rust resistance kinase Lr10-like; the protein is MEISGSRSFTLSLAFLLLGFCSETCNAKVDTSAKSCTSSCGHIHNISYPFRLNHDPKHCGNVMYTLSCESNITVLDLPSSGKYYVQAINYTDTTIRLLDPGLVNTNCSSRPRNFPLITHPYVRYSRYPRSASVYYLKCLNPLNSSLYVDTAAPCLNNTSSSSSQPKTYSYVKVGAMIGWDLDEGCSVEWMPLDSFYDSVGFSYSYSNVSYKDIHNALVYGFELGFIPPEDRCPGQWTADYVSTCFPHTISGFFQYIWQQIVRGWFILICIGLFFLARFVFGVPVVTAFLIYTWRRRHLSMYNTIEDFLQCNNNFMPIRYSYSDVKKMTRTFKDKLGEGGFGSVFKGKLRSGRFVAVKVLGKPKADGQDFISEIATIGRIHHANVVQLVGYCVEGSKRALVYDFMPNGSLDKYIYSKEGSVPLTIKNMYEISLGVAQGIEYLHQGCEMQILHFDIKPHNILLDENFKAKVSDFGLAKLYPVDNSIVSLTAARGTLGYIAPELFYKNIGGVSYKSDVYSFGMLLMEMASRRKNLNPTVEHSSQIYFPIWVYDQYIVGNDLEMDNVTEEEKKVIRKMVITALWCIQMKPSDRPSMSKVVKMLGGDVECLQMPLRPSLCPLETPVTVGDIQDNEVNPRCSNAELTCSLSAR